One Drechmeria coniospora strain ARSEF 6962 chromosome 01, whole genome shotgun sequence genomic region harbors:
- a CDS encoding F-box domain protein has translation MATPESLPLADGDATTTHSSEAHADVARALSLLADGETAGKLIAAQISHLAAPSDPAPMTDSSASDTMAVGLAALDAFLQANVTGPVLPSRAIAAVEKRFASAWTPSSEDAQSALQKLRRGCLEYLEVDGVAPYAHIPYLELFSLARHVFIHALAAESQNTLKVESPYAGKVAKCNVGWMRLRLNIWHYKLLTQPSLGPGSNFAKSSQWTEVPTLVADVLASMESLLAQLAGEVWSAAETWTREEKAQLLVEAANNYMLLGHHERAKETLKEATQVSGLQYALSGALGKRTRFQEKSISQLLVLARSRRAEDPDAAADEESDEDNKPEALKLNDDTLLEDIHFTKHAADDDASPKSLPPALADLTPDDQPQLSPLDQIILLTEATIKDAFSPVDSLTSEEVLPFAVRVLADKSTNWQIYTQALLVRSRIEVHRSRTVERGVLQLQAVADQVLTDTSAAPKRTETPVPDDTDPSSDPASDVPSVQVTTPGQGTISLDSQTPTTFLPAIKASESAPAHSRLRYIHALCTPPRWHLESELAYAWAGIGSLASALEIFKRLRQWAEVALCLASAAAVEDEDGRGSGGEEKGRAIIRWRLFRKSGDDGSASSDPDDEGVEDVTLLKAGDYSGPERSPPPPNAARLWCILGDLDDDPSHYERAWDISKGRYARAQKSLGEHYLQKKDLHKALEAYKLATAANRLSPDMWSRLGDISLRLGDFEGAAEAYSRSIGSASDTAGGEDARTWSNLGSALWSLYREVTAGTEDGAVTNHDGDDESVTEATTKPSRKPSTLLSQSLAAYKKGASIAHDNWRIWDNVLTLASRIQPPPIAEIVLAFKHVIRIRKTEEAIDADVLAAMLQDVVIAKDKDDGVGIYEPPRGSMERLVTRLLEEEVVPLITKRPELWALVSRLRAWRRDYAGAVEASEKAWRAAVGSSGSGLLPGESTTGCWTSDEAAWKEVVKRTDELVSALENWGPDVESLGARWRSKARSAVRSVMGRAKENWADSEEWRTLESIMEGLKADK, from the coding sequence ATGGCCACCCCCGAGAGCCTCcccttggccgacggcgatgccacgacgacgcacaGTTCGGAGGCCCATGCCGACGTTGCTCGCGCCCTCTCCCtcttggccgacggcgaaacGGCTGGCAAGCTGATCGCTGCCCAAATCTCCCACCTTGCGGCCCCATCTGACCCGGCTCCCATGACGGATTCTTCTGCCTCCGacaccatggccgtcggcctcgccgccctcgacgccttccTCCAAGCCAACGTCACGGGCCCTGTCCTCCCGAGCCGAGCCATCGCCGCTGTGGAGAAGCGCTTCGCGAGCGCTTGGACGCCTTCCTCCGAAGACGCCCAATCTGCGCTGCAGAAGCTACGGAGAGGCTGCCTCGAGtacctcgaggtcgacggcgtcgctcCCTACGCCCACATTCCGTACCTCGAGCTCTTCTCCCTCGCGAGACATGTCTTCATCCACGCTCTTGCCGCCGAAAGCCAAAATACCTTGAAAGTAGAGTCCCCCTACGCGGGAAAGGTTGCCAAGTGCAACGTCGGGTGGATGAGGCTGCGTCTCAACATCTGGCATTACAAGCTGCTCACCCAGCCCAGCCTGGGCCCGGGCTCCAACTTTGCAAAGAGCTCTCAGTGGACCGAGGTCCCTACACTGGTGGCGGATGTTCTAGCGAGCATGGAGAGCCTGCTCGCTCAATTAGCCGGCGAGGTCTGGTCTGCTGCCGAAACGTGGACTCGCGAGGAAAAGGCTCAACTGCTCGTCGAAGCAGCCAACAACTACatgctcctcggccaccacGAGAGAGCCAAGGAAACCCTCAAGGAAGCGACACAGGTGAGCGGTCTGCAGTATGCCCTGTCGGGCGCTCTTGGGAAACGGACGAGGTTCCAAGAAAAGAGCATCAGCcagctgctcgtcctcgcccgcagCCGCCGCGCCGAAGACCCTGACGCGGCAGCGGACGAAGAATCGGACGAGGATAATAAACCAGAAGCACTGAAGCTCAACGACGATACCCTGCTGGAGGACATTCATTTCACCAAgcacgctgccgacgacgacgcctcgcCCAAGAGCCTGCCCCCTGCCTTGGCTGACCTGACGCCCGACGACCAACCGCAGCTCTCACCCCTGGATCAGATCATTCTCCTGACCGAGGCGACCATCAAGGATGCCTTCTCTCCCGTCGATTCCTTGACCTCGGAGGAAGTCTTGCCCTTTGCCGTTCGTGTCTTGGCCGACAAGTCAACCAACTGGCAGATCTATACCCAGGCCTTGCTGGTCCGCTCGAGGATAGAGGTCCACCGAAGCCGAACGGTCGAGCGAGGCGTGCTCCAGCTGCAAGCCGTTGCCGACCAGGTCCTCACCGACACTTCGGCGGCCCCGAAGCGAACAGAAACACCGGTTCCGGATGACACCGATCCCTCCTCCGACCCCGCCTCCGACGTGCCATCTGTCCAGGTCACCACCCCTGGCCAAGGCACCATTTCCCTCGACTCGCAGACCCCTACGACTTTCCTGCCCGCCATCAAAGCCTCCGAGTCGGCGCCCGCCCACAGCCGCCTCCGCTATATCCATGCCCTCTGCACCCCCCCTCGCTGGCACCTCGAATCGGAGCTCGCGTACGCCTGGGCTGGCATCGGATCCCTTGCTTCTGCGCTGGAGATTTTCAAGCGCCTGCGTCAATGGGCAGAGGTCGCTCTCTGCTTGGCCAGTGCTGCGgctgtcgaggacgaggacggccgcGGGagtggcggcgaggagaagggCAGGGCCATTATCCGATGGCGCCTCTTCCGCAAGTctggcgacgatggctccGCGTCGAGTGACCCTGACGATGAAGGGGTAGAGGATGTGACTCTGCTCAAGGCCGGCGATTACTCTGGCCCTGaaaggtcgccgccgccaccaaaCGCCGCCCGCCTGTGGTGTATCCttggcgacctcgacgacgaccccaGCCACTACGAGCGCGCGTGGGACATCTCCAAGGGGCGATACGCTCGCGCGCAGAAGTCGCTCGGAGAACATTACCTTCAGAAAAAGGACCTGCACAAGGCGCTGGAAGCGTACAAgttggccacggccgccaaCCGTCTGAGCCCCGACATGTGGAGCCGACTCGGTGACATCAGCTTGCGTTTGGGAGACTTCgaaggcgccgccgaggcctaCAGTCGTTCGATCGGCAGTGCTTCCGACACAGCTGGCGGAGAGGATGCCAGAACGTGGAGCAACTTGGGGAGCGCCTTGTGGAGTTTGTACCGCGAGGTCACCGCTGGGACCGAGGACGGAGCCGTCACCAAccatgacggtgacgatgaaaGCGTCACGGAGGCGACCACCAAACCTTCGCGCAAACCCAGCACCCTCCTCTCACAGTCTCTGGCGGCATATAAGAAGGGCGCATCGATAGCCCACGACAACTGGCGCATCTGGGATAATGTGCTCACGCTCGCATCCCGAATCCAACCACCTCCTATTGCCGAAATCGTGCTCGCGTTCAAGCACGTCATCCGCATTCGCAAGAccgaggaggccatcgaTGCAGATGTCCTGGCCGCTATGTTGCAAGACGTTGTCATCGCAAAAGACAAggatgatggcgtcggcaTCTATGAACCGCCCCGGGGATCGATGGAGCGGCTCGTCACACGCctcctcgaggaggaggtcgtCCCGCTCATTACGAAGCGACCCGAGCTCTGGGCACTGGTATCGCGCCTTCGGGCCTGGAGACGTGACTACGCTGGCGCCGTCGAAGCATCGGAGAAGGCCTGGCGCGCCGCTGTCGGGTCCTCTGGTAGCGGTCTCTTGCCCGGCGAATCGACCACCGGTTGCtggacgagcgacgaggctGCGTGGAAGGAGGTCGTCAAACGAACCGACGAGCTGGTCTCTGCACTCGAGAATTGGGGTCCCGATGTTGAGTCCCTGGGCGCTCGCTGGCGAAGCAAAGCTCGAAGCGCCGTCCGCAGCGTCATGGGTCGTGCAAAGGAGAATTGGGCAGATAGCGAGGAGTGGAGGACACTCGAGTCAATCATGGAAGGGCTGAAAGCAGACAAGTAG
- a CDS encoding GYF domain protein, with product MPSSSNLPSSFASAAAGQNANRDSRGGRADGRGAAGGDWSRRDGRSANGTLTFRRSSTTPTGHASNPPLSTENAVQPPSIDEASEPTYEHGPSRYSKDELLDIIRSQKMSGNPSRLYLPGWDPAGTNGSASRGWGKSSDNVVPQEPGACWDQQGETAPMGLQNLTLEEKEAFSTDINSPLKPPTQNKDGHAGNVNGRKPSASHSAGNVHGVNSPSSVTRPGTRRRETTDSNPFNAGALASPTASARFPREDSTWLARRAGESKDSEPAEAEQDAQSKLPFGNLVRSNTSTSTGMSAIWPPANQSTPGAGGGGGGFGNFALPASTMPDRRVGGGTGGSRLAHLIPKDGAEGAPSKPADGPSSSAQQSWRSRPRTDTDPFGDDELSGSAVLGGAQDTTSAGHSHAERVGVLGTPVKGSTGDFGMSGLHVGPQSADNGPASPSETNPYRSPPAERHEHDEADAAGADRALASGHNEPHANFGSIGRGFGPAPFDGSDRSQTSSVGPKGYPLGQLSGWPASAGPSAGTPDRERPNFSNAFGSSLFSPMGDLQSPGLSNLGNVFGPPSAGGMGTGSIGRGSKLGSLFPPAMQAQMQSHDQEQNLSDSVPDPRQGHPLGAIGRGNMPGPVRDTESPMRSNRGVFEELFPSSEAARSHATFSAAETAQAGTAAAGPQSYTPVSGSLPFGGGAQPGAEPPASQVRQMVMPDRMRWVYLDPQGQVQGPFTGLEMNDWYKANFFTPDLRVKKVEDPEFEPLGQLIRRIGNSREPFLVPQIGIPHGPATQAGPFAPAPSTGGVVPPLSGVFPSFGRTLTADEQNNLERRKQEEQYLMAQQREYMMRQQAMNKFQMQGPGLQHHSSAHSLQSQPSFGSMTSPMPPPPQPQGPPPIGSMPPAGFMDHPPGAQAGNQPGQGNAESFRPEAMTNLSAAERQVLASMQGGPAGNDMQRQQRGMQPGGADLRSGLPETDELSEDAEGFRDRLMEFEDLRAQIDAEQAIRAQDESNAAVMGGQKLPGQPASATAPSGKMGKGGKKKQLDEAALSLTQQVQIAQAAAAAGQVLEQDLPMPFPPPSSTTPLPAPTAQRVRSNLPEQYSRSQSGTPDASQPPPLAPWAKEPGQEGQRGPSLKEIQEAEARKSAKAEEAAAAIRKASMEQEVAFIREKERQNVAATTAGLPATSTWGHGSPVSATSPWVKPGATKGPDPAVSTTSGPSKKTLAEIQREEEVRKQKARNAAIQSGAPSASTKSYANLAGKPGQVQIPSGPSPAPASGAGWATVGAGGKVKAPMGATAQGIPPSSSGVKSPVAATKPASKPAAVNVANGRADATTAAMDEFNKWTRRELARGLADTTDISEFQADLDVFPLDTGIIADAVYINSKTMDGRHFAEEYVRRKKLAQKGVVEKQPPSDNNKSPGSAGGWSEVAKRSGGTQAKDNDSGSGSGSGSGSGSIQGAGFKVVPSRKKGKK from the exons ATGCCTTCTTCATCCAATTTACCCTCGAGCTTCGCCTCCGCGGCGGCCGGTCAGAACGCGAACCGTGATTCGCGAGGCGGCAGAGCCGACGGAAGGGGAGCCGCTGGAGGCGACTG GTCGCGAAGAGACGGCCGCTCGGCCAATGGCACATTGACTTTCCGACGCTCGTCCACAACGCCCACCGGCCACGCCTCGAACCCTCCGCTTTCCACCGAAAATGCCGTCCAACCCCCGAGCATCGACGAAGCATCCGAACCTACGTATGAGCATGGCCCTTCACGTTATAGCAAAGATGAGCTGCTGGACATAATTCGCTCCCAGAAGATGAGCGGCAACCCCTCTCGCCTCTACCTCCCAGGCTGGGACCCCGCCGGCACCAACGGCAGTGCCTCCCGGGGCTGGGGAAAGAGCAGTGACAACGTCGTGCCCCAAGAGCCGGGCGCCTGCTGGGATCAGCAGGGGGAGACTGCTCCCATGGGTTTGCAGAATTTGACGCTCGAGGAGAAAGAG GCCTTCTCCACAGACATCAACTCGCCGCTCAAGCCGCCCACCCAGAACAAGGATGGACACGCCGGCAACGTCAACGGCCGCAAGCCGTCTGCCTCTCACAGTGCTGGCAATGTCCACGGCGTCAATTCACCCTCGTCGGTCACGCGACCGGGAACCCGTCGTCGCGAAACCACCGATTCGAATCCCTTCAACGCCGGCGCTCTCGCTTCGCCGACCGCTAGCGCCCGCTTTCCGCGCGAAGACTCCACCTGGCTTGCGCGTAGGGCAGGCGAGTCGAAGGATTCGGAgcctgccgaggccgagcaggacgcCCAGAGCAAGCTGCCGTTCGGCAACCTGGTGCGGTCCAacacgtcgacgagcaccgGCATGAGTGCCATCTGGCCCCCGGCCAACCAATCCACGCcgggtgccggcggcggcggcggcggcttcggcaacTTTGCCCTGCCCGCCTCCACCATGCCCGACAGGCGTGTGGGAGGCGGCACCGGTGGCAGCCGACTCGCCCACCTCATCCCCAAAGACGGCGCAGAGGGCGCACCGTcgaagccggccgacggtccAAGCTCGTCGGCTCAACAGTCCTGGCGATCTCGTCCGCGCACCGATACCGACCCTTTCGGGGATGACGAACTCTCCGGAagtgccgtcctcggcggcgcccaggacaccacctcggccggtCATTCCCACGCCGAGCGAGTAGGCGTCCTAGGCACCCCCGTGAAGGGCTCGACGGGCGATTTTGGCATGTCCGGACTGCATGTCGGCCCTCAGTCGGCCGACAACGGTCCGGCCAGCCCCTCCGAGACCAACCCCTACCGCAGCCCGCCCGCCGAGCGTCACGAAcatgacgaggccgacgccgccggggcgGACAGAGCCCTCGCGAGCGGCCACAACGAACCCCATGCCAACTTCGGCTCCATCGGCCGAGGATTTGGCCCCGCCCCCTTTGACGGCAGTGACCGAAGCCAGACGTCCAGCGTTGGACCGAAAGGATACCCCCTCGGCCAACTTTCCGGCTGGCCCGCTTCCGCCGgtccctcggccggcacgcctGACCGAGAAAGGCCCAATTTCAGCAATGCCTTTGGCAGCTCCCTGTTCAGCCCCATGGGCGACCTGCAGTCGCCCGGTCTCTCGAATCTCGGCAACGTCTTTGGCCCGCCGAGCGCTGGCGGCATGGGCACCGGAAGCATTGGTCGTGGGAGCAAGCTTGGCTCGCTCTTCCCCCCTGCCATGCAGGCCCAGATGCAGTCGCACGATCAGGAGCAGAACCTATCCGATTCGGTGCCGGACCCTCGTCAGGGACACCCCCTTGGCGCCATTGGCAGGGGCAACATGCCTGGTCCGGTACGCGATACGGAGAGCCCCATGCGATCGAACCGCGGTGTCTTCGAAGAGCTGTTTCCTTCCAGCGAGGCGGCCAGATCGCACGCCACGTTcagcgccgccgagacggcccaagcgggcaccgccgccgccggacccCAGTCGTATACGCCAGTCAGCGGGAGCCTGCCCTTTGGTGGAGGTGCCCAGCCTGGAGCTGAGCCGCCTGCCTCGCAGGTGCGGCAGATGGTGATGCCCGACCGCATGAGATGGGTCTACCTCGACCCTCAGGGTCAAGTGCAAGGTCCATTCACCGGTCTCGAGATGAACGACTGGTACAAGGCCAACTTCTTCACGCCCGACCTTCGTGTCAAGAAGGTCGAAGACCCCGAGTTTGAGCCTCTCGGACAGCTCATCCGCCGCATCGGAAATTCGCGCGAGCCCTTCCTCGTCCCGCAGATCGGCATCCCCCATGGTCCGGCCACGCAAGCGGGACCGTTCGCGCCGGCCCCCAGCACGGGCGGTGTTGTTCCTCCCCTGAGCGGCGTCTTTCCGAGCTTCGGTCGCACCCTGACTGCTGACGAGCAGAACAACCTCGAGCGTCGTAAGCAGGAGGAGCAGTACCTCATGGCTCAGCAGAGGGAGTACATGATGCGCCAGCAGGCCATGAACAAGTTCCAGATGCAAGGTCCCGGCTTGCAGCACCACTCAAGCGCCCACAGCCTCCAGAGCCAGCCCAGCTTTGGCAGCATGACCTCCCCGatgcctcctccgccgcaaCCGCAGGGGCCACCCCCTATCGGCTCCATGCCGCCAGCTGGCTTCATGGACCATCCGCCAGGAGCGCAGGCGGGGAACCAGCCGGGGCAGGGGAACGCCGAGTCCTTTCGTCCCGAAGCCATGACCAATCTCTCGGCTGCCGAGCGCCAGGTCCTTGCCTCGATGCAGGGGGGGCCTGCTGGGAATGATATGCAGAGGCAGCAACGGGGTATGCAACCCGGTGGTGCGGACCTGCGATCTGGCCTGCCCGAGACTGACGAGCTCTCCGAGGATGCTGAAGGGTTTAGGGATCGTCTGATGGAATTTGAAGATCTGCGGGCCCAGATTGACGCAGAGCAGGCCATCCGGGCCCAGGATGAATCGAACGCGGCCGTCATGGGCGGGCAAAAACTACCCGGTCAGCCTGCCTCGGCCACCGCACCCTCTGGCAAGATGGGCAAGGGCGGCAAGAAAAAGCAGCTGGATGAAGCGGCGCTCTCACTGACGCAGCAGGTTCAGATCGCccaggcggccgccgccgccggccaggtcCTGGAACAAGATCTGCCGATGCCTTTCCCTCCTCCCTCATCGACCACTCCTCTGCCGGCCCCCACGGCTCAGCGTGTTCGCTCAAACCTCCCCGAGCAATACAGCCGCTCCCAGAGCGGTACACCCGATGCGTCCCAGCCGCCTCCGCTTGCCCCTTGGGCCAAGGAGCCCGGCCAGGAAGGACAGAGGGGTCCGAGTCTGAAGGAAATTCAAGAAGCTGAAGCGCGAAAGTCTGCCAAGGCGGAAGAAGCGGCTGCCGCCATTCGCAAGGCATCCATGGAGCAGGAGGTTGCGTTCATCCGTGAGAAGGAACGACAGAATGTTGCCGCCACCACCGCAGGTCTGCCAGCCACCAGCACCTGGGGCCATGGTTCTCCTGTTTCCGCAACGAGTCCTTGGGTCAAGCCAGGCGCGACAAAGGGTCCTGATCCTGCCGTGTCTACCACTTCTGGGCCAAGCAAGAAGACGTTGGCCGAGATACAACGCGAAGAGGAGGTCCGAAAGCAGAAGGCTCGGAATGCGGCCATCCAGTCCGGAGCCCCGAGTGCCTCAACCAAGAGCTATGCGAACCTCGCAGGCAAGCCCGGCCAGGTCCAGATTCCCAGCGGTCCATCTCCCGCTCCCGCCTCTGGTGCGGGATGGGCTACGGTCGGTGCTGGcggcaaggtcaaggccCCCATGGGTGCGACCGCTCAGGGCATTCCtcccagcagcagcggcgtgAAGTCCCCAGTGGCGGCCACCAAGCCCGCCTCCAAGCCTGCCGCGGTCAACGTTGCCAACGGCAGGGCCGATGCTACCACTGCTGCCATGGACGAATTTAACAAGTGGACTCGTCGAGAGCTTGCTCGAGGTCTTGCAGACACAACCGACA TTTCCGAGTTCCAGGCAGACCTTGATGTGTTCCCTCTCGATACTGGCATCATCGCTGACGCCGTCTACATCAATTCCAAGACGATGGATGGCCGCCATTTTGCCGAAGAGTACGTCCGCCGGAAGAAGCTCGCGCAGAAGGGGgtcgtcgagaagcagcCGCCGTCAGACAACAACAAGTCACCTGGTTCCGCTGGCGGTTGGTCCGAAGTCGCCAAGCGGAGCGGCGGCACGCAAGCCAAGGATAATgacagcggcagcggcagcggaagcggaagcggaagcggcTCCATCCAGGGCGCAGGCTTCAAGGTCGTGCCCAGCCGCAAGAAGGGCAAGAAATAG